In Pseudoalteromonas xiamenensis, the following are encoded in one genomic region:
- a CDS encoding DUF3016 domain-containing protein — MKGSFFTLLVAVGLCHGAAQAAEVAVQWKDFKEYRDVYPSNEARGGYHKRIATQFEKHLNKLAEQLPAGYNLAVSFDDIDLAGDVHYGRNDIRVIKPIHFPSLTISYTLKDNSGKVLSEGQAVRLKDMSFMDRSRLGDNESFHYDKRLLSEWFEQTILPATTKSAS, encoded by the coding sequence ATGAAAGGTTCGTTTTTTACTTTGCTTGTTGCAGTTGGATTGTGCCACGGTGCAGCACAAGCTGCTGAAGTTGCCGTACAGTGGAAAGACTTCAAAGAATATCGCGATGTATATCCTTCAAACGAAGCGCGAGGCGGCTATCATAAGCGTATTGCCACTCAATTCGAAAAGCACTTGAATAAGCTCGCTGAACAGCTGCCTGCAGGCTATAACCTTGCAGTGAGCTTTGATGACATTGATTTAGCGGGTGATGTTCACTACGGACGCAATGATATTCGAGTAATAAAGCCGATTCATTTCCCAAGTCTAACAATCAGCTATACGCTAAAAGATAACAGCGGCAAAGTGCTGTCTGAAGGGCAAGCCGTTCGCTTAAAAGACATGTCCTTCATGGACCGATCAAGACTCGGTGACAATGAATCATTCCATTACGACAAACGTTTACTAAGTGAATGGTTTGAGCAGACAATATTGCCTGCTACCACTAAGTCAGCGAGCTAA
- a CDS encoding DMT family transporter produces the protein MRIEQQSLLLLHLAVLLFGGTALFSKLIDLGALDITVYRTAIAGCTLLALRLIQRKTIKLDSRRDYFVAIMLGVVVGLHWVTYFVGMQLAGVTIGIIAFFTYPVMTVFLEPLFAKTRPQLKDILIAVVVLFGIYLLVPEANLGNDVTLGILTGIVSGAFFALRNILQKKYFSAYSGPHTMLYQTFVAALMLCAFVEVPPQALTEPSVYLLLLAGVVFTALPHAMFAQSLRHLSATTAGLISCLQPLYGTVLAFMLLSERPTLTTLVGGLLVISAAFYETWSISKKARGKK, from the coding sequence ATGCGCATAGAACAACAAAGCTTACTTTTATTACACCTAGCCGTCTTACTCTTTGGTGGTACGGCTCTTTTTTCTAAATTAATCGATCTCGGCGCCTTAGACATTACGGTCTATCGAACAGCCATCGCGGGTTGTACGTTATTAGCGTTACGACTTATTCAGCGCAAAACCATTAAGCTCGACAGTCGCAGAGACTATTTTGTTGCGATTATGTTGGGTGTTGTGGTTGGACTGCATTGGGTGACTTATTTCGTTGGAATGCAACTGGCAGGAGTGACCATCGGGATCATTGCGTTTTTTACTTATCCTGTGATGACGGTTTTCTTAGAACCACTGTTTGCTAAAACAAGGCCACAGCTTAAAGACATTTTGATTGCTGTGGTTGTTCTTTTTGGTATTTATTTGCTTGTCCCTGAGGCTAATTTAGGCAATGACGTAACGCTTGGCATACTCACGGGTATTGTGTCTGGCGCGTTCTTTGCGCTTCGCAACATTCTCCAAAAGAAGTATTTCTCCGCCTACAGTGGCCCACATACCATGTTATATCAAACGTTTGTCGCAGCACTGATGCTGTGCGCATTTGTTGAAGTTCCTCCTCAAGCACTCACGGAACCCAGCGTATACCTATTACTACTCGCGGGGGTTGTTTTTACCGCTTTGCCTCATGCCATGTTTGCGCAAAGCTTGCGACACTTATCCGCCACCACCGCAGGTTTAATATCCTGCTTGCAACCCTTGTATGGAACTGTGCTGGCATTTATGCTGTTATCTGAGCGTCCAACCTTAACCACGTTAGTCGGTGGTTTATTGGTAATAAGCGCCGCATTTTATGAAACTTGGTCAATTTCAAAAAAGGCACGAGGTAAAAAATGA
- a CDS encoding sensor histidine kinase: MALYQRGARVFPILVLMFSVCSIGSFFTYGTHSMFGFIAYFCGFSFLFPFNLLMLALLLAVVGINAVLILPEISYFYLGPAGLLSIGLFAFGWMEQRERVHRKKEKQSQEQLEQLAAIAERERIARDLHDVLGHSLASIALKAELANKLLLSNQTERAQSESAQVAQLARELLSEVREAVSGLKAKGLRAEVDSTESLLKSKAIDVEIELDEVALNAKQETTLAMVLREATTNIIKHSSAQHVSLKLWQEQNNVHFQISDNGTCQLLKFGNGLNGIKERVEALAGDINLSTDKNVTMTVRLPV; encoded by the coding sequence GTGGCTTTATATCAGCGTGGGGCGCGAGTTTTCCCTATCCTCGTTTTGATGTTTTCGGTGTGTTCTATCGGCTCGTTCTTTACTTACGGTACCCATAGCATGTTTGGGTTTATCGCTTACTTCTGTGGGTTCAGTTTTCTTTTTCCTTTCAACTTACTCATGCTGGCTTTGCTGCTTGCGGTGGTCGGCATAAATGCCGTGTTGATCCTACCGGAAATCAGTTACTTTTATTTGGGGCCTGCTGGCCTTTTGAGTATAGGTTTGTTCGCATTCGGTTGGATGGAGCAGCGTGAGCGAGTCCATCGCAAGAAAGAAAAGCAATCGCAAGAACAACTTGAACAATTAGCTGCGATTGCTGAGCGAGAGCGCATTGCGCGCGATTTACATGATGTATTAGGGCACTCATTGGCCTCGATAGCACTAAAAGCAGAACTTGCGAACAAACTCTTATTGTCCAATCAAACGGAGCGTGCGCAGTCTGAAAGTGCACAAGTGGCGCAATTAGCTCGGGAGCTATTGAGTGAAGTGCGCGAGGCTGTCAGTGGGTTGAAAGCAAAAGGGCTTCGAGCGGAAGTGGATAGTACGGAATCGTTGCTAAAAAGTAAGGCGATTGACGTCGAGATTGAGTTGGATGAGGTTGCGTTAAATGCCAAACAGGAAACCACTTTGGCGATGGTGTTAAGGGAGGCCACGACTAACATAATCAAGCACAGTAGTGCCCAGCATGTGTCGTTAAAACTGTGGCAAGAACAAAACAACGTACATTTCCAAATTTCGGACAATGGCACATGTCAATTGCTCAAATTTGGTAATGGTTTGAATGGGATTAAGGAACGTGTTGAAGCGTTAGCAGGAGACATTAATTTGTCGACGGACAAAAATGTAACCATGACAGTGCGGTTACCCGTCTGA
- a CDS encoding glycerophosphodiester phosphodiesterase: MKVFAHRGASGNFPENTLSAIQGALVSQADGIEIDIQSCKDDFVVLHDIWLDRTTSGDGKVSDYTAAELAQFDAGQGEAIPSLQQVFDLVGTRLEINLELKTVPNIEGFIDLILRNLDDQTIRIEQLLISSFNHPLLKRVKELLPAARIGALTASIPLEYAKFAQDLNAFSLHVDREFINTDFVNDAKQRGLKVYAYTVDKQKDIEHLKSLGVDGIFSNYPCQAKIFLST; this comes from the coding sequence ATGAAGGTTTTTGCCCATCGCGGAGCCAGTGGTAACTTCCCCGAAAACACCTTGAGTGCAATTCAAGGCGCGCTCGTAAGCCAAGCTGACGGTATTGAAATCGATATTCAAAGCTGCAAAGACGATTTCGTTGTTTTACACGACATTTGGTTGGATAGGACAACATCGGGTGATGGTAAAGTCTCGGATTACACCGCAGCGGAGCTGGCTCAATTTGATGCAGGCCAAGGTGAAGCGATCCCTTCTCTCCAGCAAGTCTTTGACCTTGTCGGTACGCGCTTAGAAATTAATCTTGAACTCAAAACGGTACCAAATATCGAAGGTTTTATTGACCTCATTTTGCGTAACCTTGATGACCAGACTATCCGCATTGAACAGTTGCTTATTTCGTCATTCAATCACCCGCTACTGAAACGCGTAAAAGAATTGCTCCCAGCCGCACGAATTGGCGCATTAACGGCAAGTATTCCTCTTGAATACGCGAAATTTGCGCAAGACTTGAACGCATTTAGTTTGCATGTCGACCGAGAGTTTATTAATACTGATTTTGTTAACGACGCAAAACAGCGTGGACTTAAAGTCTACGCTTACACGGTCGATAAGCAAAAAGACATCGAACACCTTAAATCCTTGGGCGTTGATGGCATTTTTAGTAATTATCCATGCCAGGCAAAAATATTCTTAAGTACTTGA
- a CDS encoding prephenate dehydrogenase — translation MQSVIEHLNENLKVLYRQALDADQKLDELQRQGHGKFAALFQKDAGFNVESKRFKPYVLDVAADVSALSEEDNMDQEKLKHTVAKMQQLHSLLASFK, via the coding sequence ATGCAATCGGTCATCGAACACTTGAACGAAAACCTTAAGGTCTTGTATCGCCAAGCTTTAGATGCGGACCAAAAACTGGATGAACTCCAGCGCCAAGGTCACGGCAAATTCGCCGCACTTTTTCAAAAAGACGCTGGATTCAACGTCGAATCAAAGCGCTTTAAACCTTACGTCCTCGATGTAGCTGCCGACGTTTCAGCGCTCAGCGAAGAGGATAATATGGACCAAGAAAAACTAAAGCACACTGTCGCTAAAATGCAGCAACTTCACAGTCTGCTTGCAAGCTTCAAATAA
- a CDS encoding methyl-accepting chemotaxis protein produces the protein MSWYMRIYNLIEEHFFFTLTRKIVGNLAFVLLFQLVSFYWLYQALSETAQTVGWFWGLVFVTLSAFAFTVFYMCYLIVRPVRAMRDQLIQINHQNGNLNAKLPQFTFDEFRDLSEQYNAFTSNLSKLLADSYESAKAAATSTHSVTDAMQTTVQLGAKQIREGDTIIAASDEVTQSLQSIVVNTDGVYQANTESLGFVRNSAKELTALVAEVKKITELLGKFSTTVSGLRENSENIRSILKMVEEFSDQTNLLALNAAIEAARAGEAGRGFAVVADEVRNLSVKVNNATRQISEFINQMNVLVSETNQESEQLIAHSSSAEKAIRDTSNGFDAMTKEFAHNQSQLEAIVSAVHQLENTQARTHQTVEQIVQLGQDAKTHVDTAVTACKQAARLSENTQKDLQRFVK, from the coding sequence ATGAGTTGGTACATGCGCATTTATAACTTAATAGAAGAACACTTTTTCTTTACGCTTACACGGAAGATTGTTGGTAACTTAGCCTTTGTGTTGCTCTTCCAATTAGTCAGCTTTTACTGGCTTTATCAGGCACTAAGTGAGACGGCTCAAACCGTTGGCTGGTTCTGGGGACTGGTTTTCGTGACCTTGTCTGCGTTTGCTTTTACCGTGTTTTACATGTGCTATCTTATCGTGCGTCCCGTGCGAGCAATGCGCGACCAACTTATTCAAATCAATCACCAAAATGGCAATCTTAACGCCAAATTACCACAATTCACTTTTGATGAGTTTCGTGATCTTTCCGAGCAATACAACGCGTTCACGAGCAACTTGAGTAAATTGTTGGCCGACAGCTATGAAAGTGCGAAAGCGGCGGCGACCAGTACACACAGCGTGACTGATGCGATGCAAACCACCGTACAACTCGGTGCAAAACAAATCCGAGAAGGTGATACTATCATTGCCGCCAGCGATGAAGTCACCCAGAGTTTGCAAAGCATTGTGGTTAATACTGATGGTGTCTATCAAGCCAACACCGAAAGTTTAGGATTTGTGCGTAATTCCGCAAAAGAATTAACTGCGCTTGTGGCAGAAGTGAAAAAAATCACGGAGTTGCTTGGCAAGTTTTCGACCACCGTGTCAGGCCTTCGTGAAAACAGTGAAAACATTCGCAGTATTCTAAAAATGGTGGAAGAGTTTTCCGACCAAACCAACTTACTGGCGTTAAACGCCGCGATTGAAGCCGCCCGAGCAGGTGAAGCAGGACGTGGTTTTGCCGTGGTGGCTGATGAAGTGCGTAACTTGTCAGTCAAAGTGAATAACGCCACGAGGCAGATCAGCGAGTTTATCAATCAAATGAATGTGTTGGTGAGTGAAACCAATCAAGAATCCGAACAGTTGATAGCCCACTCCAGCAGTGCAGAGAAAGCCATTCGAGATACGTCAAACGGCTTTGATGCAATGACAAAAGAATTTGCGCACAATCAATCACAACTCGAAGCCATTGTCAGTGCAGTACACCAACTCGAAAATACACAAGCTCGCACACATCAAACCGTCGAGCAAATTGTTCAACTAGGACAAGATGCCAAAACACACGTAGACACCGCCGTCACAGCCTGCAAGCAAGCGGCGCGATTAAGTGAGAATACCCAAAAAGATCTACAGCGCTTTGTCAAATAA
- the efp gene encoding elongation factor P produces the protein MANYSTNEFKGGLKIMIDGEPCSILENEMVKPGKGQAFNRVKIRKLISGKVLEKTFKSGDSVEGADVMDLDLAYLYTDGEFWHFMNNDTFEQIAADQKAVGDNVKWLVENNMCTITLWNGNPIAVTPPNFVELEITETDPGLKGDTAGTGGKPATLTTGAVVRVPLFVQIGEVIKVDTRSGEYVSRVSK, from the coding sequence ATGGCGAATTATAGCACCAACGAATTCAAGGGCGGTTTAAAAATTATGATCGACGGCGAGCCTTGCTCGATCCTTGAAAACGAAATGGTTAAGCCAGGTAAAGGCCAAGCATTTAACCGCGTAAAAATCCGTAAGCTAATCTCTGGCAAAGTGCTAGAAAAAACATTTAAGTCAGGTGATAGTGTTGAAGGCGCAGACGTAATGGATCTGGATTTAGCCTACTTATATACTGATGGTGAATTCTGGCACTTTATGAACAACGACACATTTGAGCAAATCGCTGCAGATCAAAAAGCGGTTGGCGATAACGTGAAGTGGTTAGTTGAAAACAACATGTGTACTATCACACTTTGGAACGGCAATCCGATTGCGGTAACGCCACCAAACTTCGTAGAGCTTGAAATCACGGAAACAGATCCTGGCCTAAAAGGCGACACAGCTGGTACTGGCGGTAAGCCTGCAACACTCACCACTGGTGCAGTTGTACGTGTTCCATTGTTCGTACAAATCGGCGAAGTGATCAAAGTTGACACGCGTAGCGGTGAATACGTGAGCCGTGTAAGCAAATAA
- the epmA gene encoding elongation factor P--(R)-beta-lysine ligase has product MWQPSASIDTLKQRASMLAQVRAFFTERGVWEVETPILSQAGVSDVHLRTFETTFVGPRYAHGLPLFLHTSPEYAMKRLVTAGSGAIFQICKVFRNEEASSRHNPEFTMLEWYRPGFDAFALMAELEALIIDLLKCGKAEYLSYQTAFNMHLGVCPLTADVATLKRLASDKGYADIAEIEDDKDTLLQLLFCMEVETQIGQEVPCFVYDFPASQAALARVNPEDTRVASRFELYFRGLELANGFDELTDATEQKARFERDNAQRQAMDLPSVDIDTRFIAALEAGMPDCAGVAVGLDRVMMLAFNKPTIADVLSFDVTRA; this is encoded by the coding sequence ATGTGGCAACCAAGTGCATCCATCGACACGCTCAAGCAGCGCGCAAGCATGCTGGCACAAGTGCGAGCCTTTTTCACGGAGCGCGGCGTATGGGAAGTTGAGACACCCATTTTAAGTCAAGCAGGCGTTAGTGACGTCCATTTACGTACGTTTGAAACGACGTTTGTAGGCCCTAGGTACGCGCACGGTTTACCTTTGTTTCTTCATACCTCGCCTGAGTACGCGATGAAGCGCTTAGTGACTGCGGGCAGTGGTGCAATTTTCCAGATCTGCAAAGTGTTCCGTAATGAAGAAGCGAGCAGTCGGCATAATCCTGAATTTACGATGTTGGAATGGTATCGACCGGGTTTTGATGCTTTCGCATTAATGGCGGAACTTGAAGCTCTTATCATCGACTTGCTGAAATGTGGCAAAGCAGAGTATTTGTCCTATCAGACGGCATTTAACATGCACTTAGGGGTGTGTCCTTTGACTGCGGACGTTGCAACATTAAAGCGATTGGCCAGCGATAAAGGCTATGCAGACATCGCCGAAATTGAAGATGACAAGGACACGTTGTTACAGCTGCTTTTTTGTATGGAAGTCGAGACTCAAATAGGACAGGAAGTGCCTTGTTTTGTGTATGATTTTCCAGCTTCACAAGCGGCACTTGCCCGAGTAAATCCCGAAGACACACGTGTTGCAAGTCGATTTGAATTGTATTTTCGAGGACTTGAACTGGCCAATGGTTTCGATGAGTTGACTGACGCGACGGAGCAAAAAGCACGTTTTGAACGTGACAATGCGCAAAGACAGGCCATGGATTTGCCCTCTGTCGATATCGACACTCGCTTTATTGCTGCATTGGAAGCCGGTATGCCAGATTGCGCTGGTGTTGCGGTTGGTTTGGATAGGGTCATGATGCTGGCATTTAACAAACCAACCATAGCCGATGTGCTTTCCTTTGACGTAACCCGAGCTTAG
- a CDS encoding hybrid sensor histidine kinase/response regulator, whose product MKELLLLHVVITLCSCVSTVFLWLNWRIHRNLHGTKEWALYGASLTLANAALTLQDYLPTQWMVLLANLFTFGCSYFFAKGTETFYDRPVSARLWLGLMLVCIPTLCWFALIDPNIQIRLSINYLVSSVSLFIALRALLMSTIISRQTIAENGLMFSIVVIWSALTARVVMLADFKATDSVLTPNLANEIFAVAVAIVPLVVGFSMCLLCSAKRERTLSTLQEQASLDADRKSRFLAMLSHELRTPLNAIVGHAHMLKRIPHEPAKHAQLCDTIEHAALSLADLANQVLLQAKGEVTPGQHQSTTLKAMVEPLFKLLRPLSIQKELHFHYAITPGFQDLHYSLVKEPVQLVLKNLLSNAIKYTDKGEVMLSISVEQQIGNNVRLTFAVSDTGPGISDELLEKIFDPFVTGQLVENIADGAGLGLALCQQLLSNVGSSLDAESVLDEGSCFRFSIECELSERTPIAMESELSPMPSSRMMCNVLVVEDVELNQKVIEHYLELAHCNYRIAGDLRQASQFLTEYAFDVVLLDMRLPDGYGLDWLTEIVPNLTVKQKPCFIALTGDVSQMDRIAYQRAGIFGCLDKPIEPQVLFSLLRQALGEPLEKQSGLLDLTAVDHLLSVVEEHYLQTKLMYLSDTYDYEIAQLQGLADIGAEEALTEKLDKLVSESAALGMQSLTEKLKSLAEIENGVENYNWSELRVCIKQSLEELKQYCREFRAKEASPD is encoded by the coding sequence ATGAAAGAACTGCTGCTATTACATGTAGTCATCACGTTATGCTCTTGTGTGAGTACGGTTTTCTTATGGTTAAATTGGCGTATTCATCGCAATTTGCACGGTACGAAAGAGTGGGCGCTTTATGGCGCAAGCCTTACTCTGGCCAACGCGGCGTTAACGTTACAAGACTATTTACCAACTCAATGGATGGTGTTGCTAGCCAACTTATTCACCTTTGGTTGCAGTTACTTTTTTGCAAAAGGCACAGAAACATTTTATGACAGGCCAGTTTCGGCACGCTTGTGGTTGGGCCTTATGTTGGTTTGCATACCCACGCTGTGTTGGTTTGCCCTTATCGACCCGAATATCCAAATACGTTTATCGATAAATTATCTCGTGTCGTCTGTGAGTTTGTTTATTGCACTTCGCGCACTATTAATGTCGACAATAATTTCAAGACAAACCATCGCTGAGAATGGTTTGATGTTTTCTATCGTCGTGATCTGGTCAGCATTGACGGCTCGCGTGGTCATGCTGGCTGATTTTAAAGCCACAGACAGTGTACTTACTCCCAATCTTGCCAATGAAATCTTTGCGGTTGCCGTTGCGATTGTGCCTTTAGTTGTGGGTTTTTCGATGTGTTTGCTGTGCAGTGCGAAACGAGAACGAACGCTTTCAACACTGCAAGAGCAGGCGAGTTTAGATGCAGATAGAAAAAGTCGTTTTCTCGCGATGTTAAGTCATGAACTGCGCACACCTCTAAATGCGATTGTTGGCCATGCACACATGCTTAAGCGTATACCACATGAGCCAGCCAAGCATGCACAACTGTGCGATACGATTGAACACGCCGCTTTATCGTTGGCTGATTTAGCAAATCAAGTCTTGTTGCAAGCAAAAGGCGAGGTGACACCTGGTCAGCATCAATCCACTACCCTTAAAGCGATGGTGGAGCCTTTGTTTAAATTGTTACGCCCTTTGTCTATTCAGAAAGAGCTACATTTCCATTATGCCATCACGCCAGGGTTTCAAGATTTACATTACTCCTTGGTCAAAGAACCCGTTCAACTTGTGCTGAAAAATCTTCTATCCAATGCGATTAAGTACACGGATAAAGGAGAAGTGATGCTGTCTATCAGTGTTGAGCAGCAAATCGGCAATAATGTGCGTCTGACATTTGCGGTATCCGATACTGGACCAGGGATTTCGGACGAGCTGCTTGAGAAGATTTTTGATCCGTTTGTGACCGGGCAACTTGTTGAAAATATTGCGGATGGGGCTGGCTTGGGGCTGGCACTTTGTCAGCAGTTGCTTAGCAATGTTGGGAGCAGTCTCGATGCAGAGTCAGTACTCGATGAGGGCAGTTGTTTCCGTTTTTCCATTGAATGTGAATTGAGTGAAAGAACCCCAATTGCAATGGAATCTGAACTCAGCCCAATGCCCTCTAGTCGGATGATGTGCAATGTCCTTGTGGTTGAAGATGTAGAGTTAAATCAGAAAGTGATTGAACATTATCTTGAGCTTGCACATTGCAACTATCGAATTGCAGGCGATTTACGACAAGCGAGCCAATTCTTGACTGAATACGCCTTTGACGTTGTGTTACTGGACATGCGTTTACCTGATGGTTATGGGTTAGATTGGTTGACTGAGATCGTGCCCAATCTCACTGTAAAGCAAAAACCCTGTTTTATTGCGTTAACCGGTGATGTCTCGCAAATGGACCGAATTGCGTATCAACGCGCAGGGATCTTTGGCTGTTTAGATAAACCCATCGAACCTCAAGTCTTGTTTAGTCTCTTGCGTCAAGCGTTGGGCGAGCCTCTCGAAAAACAAAGTGGACTACTCGATTTAACTGCAGTTGACCATTTATTATCTGTGGTAGAAGAACACTATTTACAGACTAAGTTAATGTATCTTTCTGATACCTATGACTATGAAATTGCGCAATTGCAAGGTTTGGCGGATATTGGTGCTGAAGAGGCATTGACTGAGAAGTTAGATAAGTTAGTCAGTGAAAGTGCCGCTTTGGGCATGCAGTCGCTGACAGAAAAATTGAAGTCATTAGCGGAAATTGAAAATGGGGTTGAGAATTACAATTGGTCTGAACTTCGCGTGTGCATCAAACAAAGTTTAGAAGAACTGAAACAGTATTGCCGAGAGTTCCGAGCGAAAGAAGCAAGTCCTGATTAA
- the epmB gene encoding EF-P beta-lysylation protein EpmB, with protein MIQRNEVHLHNNWQKELTNVVTDPKELMQTLEIDSFFGEKDVAARQLFPMRVPRPFIAKMRKGDPNDPLLRQVLPLHTEFLQKAGYVKDPLAEQESAIPGLLHKYQSRVLVLFKTGCAVNCRYCFRRHFPYQDNQINKQGLRNALEYINSDSKINEVILSGGDPLMAKDDSIDWFMTQLEQITHVKRLRIHSRLPVVIPSRITDTLCARFSTSRLKVVFVHHINHPNEIDEVFKAAAQRLKAAQVTQLNQTVLLKGINDSVDCLAELSEALFDADILPYYLHLLDKVEGASHFDVEEKEARLLMAGLLETLPGFLVPKLVREIGGKRSKTPIDLQLQ; from the coding sequence ATGATACAAAGAAATGAAGTTCATTTGCACAATAACTGGCAAAAAGAATTAACAAATGTGGTTACCGACCCTAAAGAGTTAATGCAAACCTTAGAAATAGATAGCTTTTTTGGCGAAAAGGATGTAGCGGCTAGACAACTATTTCCAATGCGTGTACCGAGACCTTTTATCGCAAAAATGCGAAAAGGTGACCCAAATGACCCATTGCTCCGTCAAGTTTTACCCCTTCATACTGAATTTCTGCAAAAAGCGGGATACGTTAAAGACCCTCTCGCTGAGCAAGAAAGCGCCATCCCAGGGCTTTTGCACAAGTACCAATCACGCGTATTGGTGTTATTCAAAACAGGCTGTGCCGTTAATTGTCGCTATTGCTTTAGACGCCATTTTCCATACCAAGACAATCAAATTAACAAACAAGGTTTGAGAAATGCGCTTGAGTACATCAATTCGGATAGCAAAATCAACGAAGTGATCTTAAGCGGTGGAGATCCGCTGATGGCAAAAGACGATTCGATTGATTGGTTTATGACGCAGCTAGAGCAAATAACTCACGTTAAACGTCTACGCATTCATTCGCGCCTTCCGGTGGTTATTCCGTCGCGAATTACAGACACGCTGTGCGCGCGCTTTAGTACCTCTCGACTTAAGGTCGTGTTTGTTCACCATATAAACCATCCCAACGAAATTGACGAGGTTTTTAAAGCGGCGGCCCAGCGTCTAAAGGCTGCACAGGTAACGCAATTAAACCAAACGGTGTTGCTTAAAGGAATTAATGATTCCGTTGACTGTTTAGCTGAACTAAGCGAGGCGTTGTTTGACGCAGATATACTGCCTTATTACTTGCATTTACTCGACAAGGTTGAAGGGGCGAGTCATTTTGATGTGGAAGAAAAAGAGGCGCGTCTACTGATGGCTGGGTTACTCGAGACGCTACCGGGCTTTTTGGTACCGAAGTTAGTAAGAGAAATCGGTGGCAAACGAAGTAAGACACCGATTGATTTACAACTACAGTAA